A region from the Vicia villosa cultivar HV-30 ecotype Madison, WI linkage group LG3, Vvil1.0, whole genome shotgun sequence genome encodes:
- the LOC131659142 gene encoding uncharacterized protein LOC131659142, translating to MFHFLIPRFIHHKTLLCRNIFSRLFNFRSFSVSSNHQSDNLTLSNLVNSCNLSPETSLKLSERLKLVKNPNGPIAVIQLFRSYGFSDSHISKLVKKRPFLLLSHPENTLLPKLKFLQSIWVSATDFPKILLGNTSFLSANLEKNLIPRYEIVRSLVRDDKEVVSALKHGSWVFYNDSMVNDSVPNIEVLRKLGVPQRFISLLVCYFPSVAFHKHSVFVEAVNSVVEMEFNPLQLNFVLALRVIVSMDKENWESKFKIYAKWGWSREVCLLAFRKRPQCILMSEKGINKTMNFLVNDAGLTPEAIAKFPVILSRNLEKVLVPRFAVVKILKSKGLKKRGLSLGSFTLISEKKFLEKYVTPFQKDLPLLLDAYKDAYKAHKTD from the coding sequence ATGTTTCATTTTCTCATTCCTAGGTTCATTCATCATAAGACACTTTTATGTCGCAATATTTTTTCTCGTTTATTCAATTTTCGTTCTTTCTCCGTTTCCAGTAATCATCAATCTGACAACCTTACATTGTCAAACCTCGTTAACTCATGTAACTTGTCCCCCGAAACTTCCCTTAAACTCTCCGAAAGGTTGAAACTAGTAAAAAACCCTAACGGCCCAATTGCTGTCATTCAACTCTTCAGAAGCTATGGCTTCTCCGATTCCCATATATCAAAGCTTGTCAAGAAACGCCCTTTTCTGCTTTTATCACATCCTGAAAACACCCTATTGCCAAAGCTCAAATTTTTGCAATCCATTTGGGTTTCAGCCACTGATTTCCCCAAAATCCTACTTGGGAACACTTCCTTTTTGTCAGCAAACTTGGAGAAAAACCTAATACCTCGCTACGAAATTGTTCGAAGCCTAGTTCGTGACGATAAAGAGGTGGTTTCAGCTTTGAAACATGGATCATGGGTTTTTTACAATGATTCCATGGTTAATGATTCTGTTCCAAACATTGAGGTTTTGAGGAAACTCGGTGTGCCGCAACGTTTCATATCCCTTTTGGTTTGTTATTTTCCTAGTGTTGCATTCCACAAGCATTCTGTATTTGTTGAGGCGGTTAATTCAGTCGTCGAAATGGAGTTCAATCCTTTGCAGCTTAATTTTGTTTTGGCTCTTCGAGTTATTGTAAGTATGGATAAAGAAAACTGGGAATCGAAGTTTAAGATTTACGCGAAGTGGGGCTGGTCGAGAGAAGTCTGTCTTTTGGCCTTCCGGAAACGGCCTCAGTGTATATTGATGTCGGAAAAAGGTATTAATAAAACAATGAACTTCTTGGTGAATGACGCGGGTCTTACACCAGAAGCCATTGCTAAATTCCCGGTGATTCTGTCCCGCAACTTGGAGAAGGTGCTTGTCCCTAGATTTGCAGTAGTTAAGATTTTGAAATCAAAGGGTTTGAAAAAGAGGGGTTTGTCCTTAGGCAGCTTTACTTTGATAAGTGAGAAAAAGTTTCTTGAGAAATATGTGACCCCGTTTCAGAAAGATTTGCCATTGTTATTGGATGCGTATAAGGATGCATATAAAGCTCATAAGACAGATTAA